Genomic window (Culex pipiens pallens isolate TS chromosome 3, TS_CPP_V2, whole genome shotgun sequence):
aaaactacggaaactatcgatatgattttttattcatccttcaaattactgtcttcaaagttattacaacaaagtttgactatttttacaatgagattcttgcaggattgggtccgtaagtttgacaaattggaataagaagacaacaacttccttagtTGCGGTGCACCCTTAAATAATTTACTTacctaccgtcatcaggggtccATTGGGTCTGAGGGGTGGGATtcggtcatacaaatttcagtatttttgtgTGAcccaatctaaaaaaaaaaacaaaaagaatcaATTGACCACGATTTGCTCTAGGGAATGCCGAGATTTTCGGCATAAAGGCTAGAtttgaaggaaaggggtcaagaaacagctttacgaacagcagaacaaaggagagggagcgatttcttggggcttttcttcaccctctctggcttgctttcgcccatttgaaatttttcttgaccgattccttccgaagtgcatacaccgcttaaACAAGCTAGCAGTCGAAATTATTTTTGCCGAGACTTCGGCAGATGAATTTTCTGCTGAACTCTCTGCAGAGCGCtcagttgttctgttttcggcaGATTTCATCCGAAGTTCGgcataaaaaactgaaacatttaaaaaacggCTTTGAAAAGTCCGTGCGAATTGGATATAAGACTAAACAAGGTTCCGCCGAAGGGACATTCACCGAACAACCctttaatatttcatgaaattttatgaaaacattaaaaatatgttttctttgatgatatttattttttattttatccacTATCCTCGATCACTCTACTTTAACATTGctattgttttttgacgtttgtccgATTTTTAACTTGGgctacactgcccatgttcgcataaatgtcccatatgcaaaaacagaaagctgagaaaaacgcatttgaagtttgtcccacacataaggctccGTGTTAatagcgagtttttcaccagtgtgtaggtcgtatcgaggtgcttcgatttggatgaaactttcagcgtttgtttatctatagatgagatgaactcatgccaaatatgagccctctacgacaaagggatgtAGGGTAAAAcaggctttgaagtttgaggtccaaaaaacatgtgCTACATATATCtaagattggtttgactttttctcatagctttttcAAATTACTGTTTGATGTGAACATCCCTACTATTTTTGAGATCACACCAATACTAAGGGAAACGAAAGACAATGTGAACAGAGGTGAAGTAATAAAGCCGAACGATCGAGTCGTCCCTTTTCGATTACGACCAGCAAGCAGACAacatcttcttttattttaactcCGACCGATACCGTCTTTCGCGTGGTTATCAGTGGCGACGGGAATATTGGAAGTTTTTGCTTACTGTCCGGGAGTTGGGTAAAATCGGGTAATTAAAACACGCAGTGAAAACGGCGAACTAGGTACAACcggtaaaaccattttttgagacAGAGCGAAAACACgtgttttcttttgtttgagGGACGGGCTCAAAAGtgaacattttgtttttggtgcggcacaattctttttttttccttctgctCGTCTGCTTAGTGGTGGCCTTGGCAGTAAAATTCTATCTCTATTTGGAGTGGATGTGCGGTGGGCCGGCAGAAATCCGGAAAAAGGTGTGCAGCACGTAATAATCGTTTAACATAGCGGAAAACGTCCGGCGGAAGGCTGTTCCGGTAGAACTTTCTACGGTTCTGGCTGGGGTTCTCGCGTTGAAAGGTGGTGTGTGCTGCTGAGGAACAAAAGGACGACGCCATTTTGTTGGAGCTGGTCCGACATATTAAAGCAGGCCGTGCGCGTAAGTCTCGAGGCAAATAATATTTCTTTTGTTCGTATCACAAAAGAAGTCGACTAAACTTTGTTCGACAGAAAGTGTGCTTTGTTTCTTTTGCTCTTGGGTGGAATTCTACTGTGCGCAAGGCTGTGCGCTTGCATTTATTTTTCACGTTTGATTTAATTTCGATCAATTAAGAGTGTGATTCTTATATTTAATAGATTAGTGGTTGCGTTTAAACGGTTCTTGGTCCGAGTCGTGCTAGCTTTGCGTGATTTTGGCCGGCATCTGGGCGAACAACAGGACAACGAACTCGATTGGTCATCTGTGAGGACGCGCTGTGTAGTCTGGTGCGGTGGTACGACGCCATTTTGTACGATCGAGACAGTGATTACCAGCGGAAGCTCGAGGACGTCGCTGTTGGAGGTGCTTGGAAGTCATTGTTTGGCGTGACCTTGAGTTAAGTAGGCCAAATAAGCTGGCAACGGCCGGAACAGGAGAAACGGTGAgtgattcagttttttttcaccCCTGCAACATAAGACTAATTAGTCTTCCTACTTTGTGTTTTctctttgttttattatttttattacaaattttgggGCACTTATTCAGGGCAAAATGAGCATGGCATCGAGTATCGAGCAGTACCGCAAAGGCGCAGTCTTTGGAGATTGGGCCGATAGGCTAGAATACACGTTTAAGGCCAACAAAGTGAAGGGTGaacttaaaaaatcacattttatgAACCTTTGTGGTCCGTTTATCTATTCTCAACTTAAACTTCTCTTCAAGAAGGATGAATTAGACAAAGCTGATTATGCTACCATTGTGGCAAAACTCAAGCTTAAACTTGATTTAGTTGAGCCTGACCTTGTACAACGGTTTCGGTTCAGTCAAAGAACTCAACAACCGGACGAAACCGCTGAGGAGTTTGTGCAAGCGGTCAAACTTCAAGCTGAGTTTTGTgggtttgaaaatttcaaagaagttGCAATCATTGATAGAGTTTTGGTTGGACTTAGTGATGCTGTGTTGAAGGAAAATCTTCTGAAGGAGGAAAAGTTGGATTTGGCAAAATTGGACAAGTTTATCACTACATGAAACATTGCTAAACGCAATGTACATTcgcttttcaatcaaaattcgtGCGCTAACTACAACTACCCTCCTCCGGAGATGATTAACCAAGTGAGAAGACCAGTTCACGAGCGTTTGGGCCATCCCTACAATCAaagacaacacacacacacaaaacaatgTCAATAGACAGGGTAACGGTTTCAATAGATCGGGAAATGGCTACAACAGATCGggttacaacaacaacaatcacaatcgcacacaaaattcacaaaacactCAACGTACAGTTCGATTCCAAGGTGATAACCGTAACAACACACAAAGAAACACAAACTACAGTAACAATAACAGACTAAATGGTCGTAACAACTACAACAATTGGCCAAAGAGGGATTATTCAGAGATGGTATGTGATTACTGCGGGGAGTTAGGTCATATAAAAAGAAAGTGTTTCACATTGAGAAACCTGCGGCGAGATGCGGTGAATTTCATCGAGGTCGCGAAGCCGGTGACGAACGAAGCTGAAGACAACCTGGAGTTCGAGATGGGAgaagattttgagatattgcgGGGCACCGGATGCGGTGAAGGCCCGTTCCGAGgttttccggaaccggttcaaccAAGAGCGAGGAGACGGAAGCGGGATGCCGCCGAGGCAGATTTGCCAGAGATTTGTCTTCGGCGTTCTAAACGCATAAGGAATCCAAAAGTGGACAGTGAATTTAACTATAACTAGTGAATTGTTTTCGCGCTCTAAATTTGTATTAACTGATACATGAATGAATTCTAAACTATGttctttattttattatgtaaaatcATTCCTAAGAAGGGAGAACTGATGTGAACATCCCTACTATTTTTGAGATCACACCAATACTAAGGGAAACGAAAGACAATGTGAACAGAGGTGAAGTAATAAAGCCGAACGATCGAGTCGTCCCTTTTCGATTACGACCACCAAGCAGACAacatcttcttttattttaactcCGACCGATACTTGTCTTTCGCGTGGTTatcactgttaaaaattgatttttttaaaaccttaatattttttttgaaacagcctccaacactcgTACTCCCatgggtcaaaagataggtaatttcatggactatagctttgtaaaaagtttgttatagaaaaatcgtaaatctatgagaaaaactgcgattggccaaaaagttaaaaccGTTGGCtcatagtccatgaaattacctatcttttgacctatgggagtatgggtgttgaaggctgttgcaaaaagatattaaggtttaaaaaaaaccatttttacagtaatttgcaaaagctatgagaaaaagtcaaaccaatcttaGATGTATACagcacattttaaagtgcttcaaaagacctttcgaatgcatctaagagagttggaattgatcaagttttacgcaaatgggagcaattttatgatttttcatgtttttttgacctcaaacatcaatgcccgttttaccccacttccctttgtcgtagagggctcatatttggcatgagttcatctcatgtatagacaaacaaacgctgaaagtttcatccaaatcggagcacctcggtACTACCAAACTagaaatactgcctcttaagttttcgcgaaaaaactggatttactcctgatttctagaacaaagtactggatgttataagctcttttgaaagagcatacgatttcgaaccaaactgcatcaataactcaaaaacgatgaaaatgcatatggaacATTTATGCGATGAGGGGCAGTATagccagttaccgaacaagtactgtaataccaagtaaaataattcaaatttattaaagtgGAATAAATTTGAAGAGCTTTGAACAAAGTTCAtcgtcatattggtcatgtgtgTGATACCCACCTGCATCATTTTTCTTGGCAATTGAAAAATGCATGCTACTCTCTGAAACATTCGATTTTTACAACACTCTACGTATTTACCCAACTCGCCAAGGAACGTTGGATAAATCAATTTGGGTGGAAGTAGCAATTTATATAACCTTTTGCACAACGACTCATGAAGACTTTAAAATTCTAGGAGATGtcatcgaaaaaaatgaaatattgactagatttatttattttatttaaaaatattcagatCTGCTCTATCTTCAATTATTGCTTATTCACGttattaaaatgtttgatttcgTGGTTTGTGGAAGTGGCACTCATGACGATTCCTTTACGGCGCTGTTGGTTTTAATGAAGAAAcatcgttattttaattttaaagacaaGAATTTACCTTCATGCagttatactgccgttctacgcataattgtcccatgtcagttttggacgattttgactttatgacattttaaagtttagtttgatgtgtactttaagaaaaacacataaaatctggtactttgttcggaaactcattgaaaacaacaccaagtctgtttgtcccatcgttaaacttctacgcataaatgtcccaccgAGTATTTttttacacggaatcattagttttactaaccattatgtcttgtttatctGTTGTATAGCAACAGAATCACaattaagggtgataaactgctaactggggtgattagggacacatagggcgaataggaacccacgagacaattatgcgtagaaacacagaaatcggtagaaaaatttcaatcgcgtttttctcagttgcacttttttgaacatgggacaattatgcgtagaacggcagtatagtaCTTCCAAAAATATGGTCATTGAATTgtttaacttttgttaatttattAGCAGATCTACATACTTTGAGTACATTTAATCACTTTTTGTTTAGTTACCTTGCAGAAATTCTGCGGACGGAATGTTAATTTGAACATTGtacaaaaaatgtctaaaatactAATCGTTAAAGTTCTACGTTAAGGCTTTTGTACACTAGCGCGAACGCTATCAAGGCACACATCACACTCAAGGGATAGGAGAACGCTATGGAATTCGCACCTGCATGACAGTCGGTGATTCGTCGGGCGCGTAAAAAGTCCGCCCCGAGGTAGGCATCAAACCAACGGCGGTCACCCGGAACGAGCCGCAACTCTCGCGTCGCGTCCGAGAAAATCAGATCGTGGTACGGTGGGTTCGAGTAGAACAGGCTGAAGCTGTATTTAGTAGAAGAGGTTGATTAGTGTTGAAATTATTTGGAAAAGCTTGTGATTTAACGACTTACCTGAACTCGTCCGCTTCACGGCGGCCGTAATATTGCTGAGCGTAGGTGAACAGATTGATGTAGGCGTTGAGTTGGGTCGCGTTGTAGTTGTGTCCACCCCGGGTAACAATGGTGTTGGCTTTGACCTTGCCAAGGTTGCAGCGCTTGTACTCGTTGATTTCGGCACGCGTGCCATCAGGGCAGAGCAGCTCGAAATCGTCTGGCAGCGTATTCCGGGCCCACCATTCGCGCTTTTTGCCGCCGGTGTTTTCCAGAACTGTGGTGTGCTTAACAAACGCGACCTGTCCTCCACCCTCCACCAGGCAGCGGAACGCTCCGGTGTTGCCGTAGAAATCTTCCGATGCGTCTCGCCGACAGTAGCGATAGCTGCTACCACGACAGAGGTCGCACAGGTTATCGTAAGGCACTCCTTGGTTGTACTCGTTGCTGATAACGCCGGGAACGCAGGACTTCGTGAAATATTCTGCCGCCGCCCGGATGCTGTCACAGCCGTACGGTCGAATCCATCCGTTTGAGATGAGATAAGCCATCGGGTAGACCCAACCTGCTGCCGTATTGATGCCCGAATGACACGTGTTCTTGCCCTTCAGATAGGTCAACTCTGTGTCCGGATCTTCCTCCTTGGCTACCGCAACGACATAATACTCAGGCTCGCCGAGGTCGTAAATCTCCGACATGAACGGCAGCAGATCGTACTTGAGTCCTCCCGTGTAGACATCACTCGCGTCCAGAACAACGACGTCCGCCAGTCCGGCGTTTACGTGGCGCATGCAATCCACGTGCGAGTGGGCCTTCAAGCACTGCATATCTGGCTTGATCAGTTGAGCTTTGAGAGCGGTCtgcaaaaaaatagaattaattTATAAAGTGCTACAAATTCATCCCACCTCACTTACCCTCATCTTGATACACTTTTCCATTTCCGGTTCCGACGTTACGCACAAACTCATTCTGCTCACTGGGCAGGCACGCACGCCATAGATCAACTCCAACGCCGGCCCCAGATAGTTTTGGaagttttgattgttttcttCAATTGGCGCCAGATATCGGGCGGTATCTTGGAACATAAGATTGAGCAGCTTTCCATACCGTCGAGATTCAAACAGATCAAACTTTTCGTAAAACTGAGTGCCATTGCCGTTGCGGTCCTCGTCCACTTCGCGACCGTAGTTGTAACGATCGGTAGTTGTCGATGTGAAGAAAcggttattgttgttgttgttgtagcgaTCGTTGTATCGATCCTGATTCCGGTAGCGATCTTCCGAGGCATTCGCCGTTCCGTTGAAACGCTTGGACTTTGAGGAGTACAAGTTTACGGCCTGGGTGAAGAACTTTTTGTATCTTCGCCGCTCGCTTGTCGTTCTGGCGGACGATACGACCAAGGCGTGCGACTGCACCAGTCCCCAATGACACTGGCGATACTCCGAAACTGGCTTCCTAGACCCATCCTTGCACAGCAGTTCAAACTGGTCAACCGTGACCCCGGGAATCAGCCCACTCTCGACCATCTCGTTGACGGTCGTGTGCTTAACAAACGCAATCTCTCCCTTCTCCACCAGGCAACGGAACGCGCCTTCAAATCCGGCGTACGGATCCTTCGGAGTACACTTTTCTCCCGGCACCTTTCCCGTGCACAAGTGGCACAACTTGTCCGAGTTGTCTCCAATAGGATTGTACTTGTCAACCAGGGCGTTCACGGCACACGACTGCCCAAAGTAGTCCGTTGCCGTTTTCACGTGGTTATTACAGTCGGTAATGTCCATGCCGCCTTCGCGTTGAATCTGCgtaaatgtttaaaagttttaatttcaACCGTTTTTCTCAGATCCCAAACATATCTCACCGTATAAATCGGAATGGTCCACCCGGCGTAGCTGCCTACCCAAGCGAAGCATGCCTTCTTCCCCTTCAAATGGCGCAAACTCGTCACCTCAGTCAACGTGTCCTTCTTGACGACCGCGACCGCGTGGTACTGCGTGAACCCACCGTCGTATCCTTCCTGCATGATCGGAACGAGCGAGTGATGACGACCTCCGGTGTATACCTCTCCTGCGTCGAGCGACATAATGTGAGCTTTACCCTCGTCAATCAGCCGCATGCACTCGTCCTGATCGAAACCATAATAACAGCTTACGTCCAGGAAATAGTTGTCGAACAGGGCACGATCGCGTTCTAGCGCAACTGTAAAGTTGCGACACTTGAAGAGTTCGGCCTCCGAGGTCGCACACCACACCATCTGTTGGCCCAGCTCGACCTCGTCAAAGTTGTGTTGTGCTGCGGAATTAGATTTATGTATAAGATTTTAATAAatacattgatttttaaaattataaaatagacAAAGGTGAAGCGCATGGTCACTCATGTTTATCATCACACATTTTAACGTGCTTTCGCTAAAcgtgaaataattttaattttctgtttatttatttctttaaagGTTAAATTTAGCGTTTAaagctttgtttacaaacaaatcggTACTCTGAGTCTGTGTATTGGTGTGCTTCTACAAACACATTGACAGTTTATGCTATACGATCAGCATGATGATGAATCAAACAGGTGTCCGATTGATACctgaatcatttgaaaaatgttaaattcacATATAAATATTCGATAAAAGGCACGTCTTATCAAACAGCGCAtctaaccagaaaaaaaaacgaataacgTGAAATTAAACTAAACAGAAACACCAAAACATAGCTCATTCATGGGGCACGATGGGTGCCGTcaatgaaaattccaaaatatattttcgTAATTTCTTCAACTTACCGCAGACTGCACCGATTAAAAATACCACCAACGCATAGCGCGTGGTACCCATTTTGATTCGAGAAGAAAAATGTTCACCAATTACACAGATAAcagcttaaaacttaaaaaataaattccagAGCATTCACAAATCCGCCCTGCACACGCCCATCAAAAATGGTGGATTGATCATTGACGTTTTGTCGGTTTCTATCATTCATCATGGCAGATGGATTCTGCAtggttttcaacattaaatgTTGAATGAAACACGCTTACGAGAAGATGTGCTGGATTCAGATTTGATTTAcccacttttttgaacataattAAGTAACTCAGAATCcgtaaatttcatgaattaaaaatgaatttaattaaaCATTCAATGACAATGATAATGAAACGTAGACAGAAGCAGTGCATCACGCAGAAGAATATTTTGTacgatcagcctgtacgagatttgattgaacaaatttcaaatgttgctccagatagaGTTTCCAAgagataacgtcatgattcgaattcccggacgcttcaaaacccggacacttcatcttgttttatcaattatttggatataagttcgcattatgaatgtcaaaactgtgttatttgatgaattctaacatcaactttagtttaaagtttgtttgagcgctgtagttaatgtcaaaacaataaaatagaataaaattataagattaccaaaaaatgtgaaacatttcacgtgcAATATTTCATTGGCGTCCGATGCAACGGGAAGGCAAAACAGAAAttaatggttttgatttccttaaattctagcaaatttttatataaaatatcgattgttatAATGTAAACAACTTATTTGAGACCGAAAGAATGCCCTTCACTAACAtctcagtccaaatttgtgcggttcataagcaaaatcgagtgtccggaattcgaagcaaaagtgtccggatttcgaatcagcttttaaaaGTGTCTGGGACTTGAAGCAcaaaaagtcattttaattttaaaattctgatgaaaaatttgaagaaaagacttattttgcatgcattctcgaaatactgactgtttatactacatacatcctgataatatttctacatttccaacttgttacatgattttttgccagctataacaaaaattatatacTACTAAGTGTcctgatttcgaatcatgacgttactcaTTCAAAGAGTGCAAAGATATTTACTCACGAAATCTTTAACACTTTTTAGCGTACATGCTAGTTTGacgtttcagattttttctaaTGTCAACAACATTGGCCAGATTCTGTTTTTCCCCAAATGAGGTTGAATTCTGTAGAatataattcaatttaaaatcaattctcTGAACAAGTGTAGTGctttgaaaatatattgaagAACTTGGTAAGCAATGCGGTTGGAGGTAAAAGTCGTATAGACACTGTGATGCGAATACTCGTTCTGCTGTTCTACAAATTTCTCGCACGAGTGCTgaactttttgaacaaatttttaaacgtGCCTAGATTGCGAAATCTCCGAGAGGTCGTAGAATTAAGTGCCGAGGAAATGAGCAGCGACGCTTCCACGGCAGTGGCCGATTCTGACCAGGTATTCTGCTTCCGCCCGTACGAGGTGAAACGCGTCAAGTACAAGAGCTATACCAAAAACGGACGATCCCGGCCTTTCGCAAGAAGCGGCCATCGGATTGTATGCGATGATGCGGCCATCTACTGTTTCGGAGGATTTAATCCAAATATGGCAGTCGTGACGGAAGACGATGACGATGCCGGAAGTCGGTGCCTGTTCCAGGAACTGTGGAAATACGACATCGTCAGGTAAGAATGGAGACGGTAAGAAAATAAGACATTTTCTAATTAGTTCTTTATTTCAGAAAAGAGTGGTCCTTGGTAATGGGTCCGAATCACGTGCTGCCGCAAGAGCTGGCCTCGAACGCAATGATTTTACTTGGCGAAACCCTCATTGTAAGTAGCGTTCCAAAACGTACCGACAATTAGTCTGATTCCTTTCATCTCTAAATAACAGGTCTTTGGAGGAACTGGCTTTCCGTTTGGTGTAAACTGCTCAAATCGTGTGTACGTCTGCCAGCCAGAAAAGAAGCCAAAAGAAATGACCGAAGTGGAAGTCAAGGGGGATTTACCTCCGGCCCAGTACGGTCAGGCTATCGTGTACCACGACGGACATTTGTACACGATTGGAGGGACCGAGGGTTTCGATTATACCTGTGATATATATAGGTAAACTGAACTCACGATAAATACATCATTAACATTAACACATCATTAACTTTGATTCCATTCCAGGTTAAACATTTCGAGCAAAACGTGGGAATGTGCGTATGCGTGCCGACAGGACATCCGTGATGATCCTCCCGGACGCTACCGTCACGAGATTGCGATTGACGATGAGAGAATCTACATAATCGGTGGAGGCACAAGCGATTCCGCGTTCAGCTTGGCCTCGATCCCAACCTATCACATTCGTGAAAACGTGTGGTCTTACACGGCCACAAAGCCGGACCCGAACTTGCCTCTACCAGGAGTTCCGACGGCTCGCAAGTGCCATTCATGCGTGCAATACAAGACCGACCAGGGCACCGAGATTGTCGTGGCTGGAGGTTACGACGGACGAACATACTACGGAGACATTTGGAAGCTTAATCTTTCTTCCCTCCAGTGGCAGCTGATGCAAAAGTCGGTTCTGCCTCATCCGCTCTTTTTTCACGATGCCGCGTGCAGCAGCGCAGGTTGTATGTATATTTTTGGCGGGATCAAGTTTAGCTCGAACAACAACGTTAGAACTAACATAGTTTATAAGATGTGGACAACAATTCCCAAGCTGAGCGAGATCTGCTGGGAAGCATTGCAGCATTATGTTCCCGATATGGCGAACAGATCGACCTTGCCCGGTTTACTTTCAGTTGgtattccattgaaatttgcaaAGCGTGTTCATGAGCAATGAATCTTCAAGGATAGTTATTTTTCTGGAATAGAATTCCTGCGTTAAAAATGCTGCTTAATAAAGAGATTCAattatgattttgtttttaattagcttctgaaagaagttctatctaaaaaaagcaaatcaatccactttaacgaccccggggCTTTTGTGGTCTTTGTTGCTAGTTTCTGcttatttctaggcgtccgaaggttatgtgtggtgagtcactcaaaacctcttttacgctaatggaccgacgtttacttccccatccgatagaaggcgtgatcaggcaaatctcgtctcgaaaaatgccaccgggtccgtctgggattgaacccaggccatactggggtgagaggttacgacgctaaccactgcgccaccggacccggctatgtacagtatgtaaaaaaagtatttacacctctTGAGCATTATGCacgttttgtgatgaaacatataaacaatttaaagtttgtcaAAAACCTACTACtgtgttttgttcagaaactcatgccgaacattttgctacaaaatgctcatgaaaagatgattcctAAAAAGTTCTATGACAAATACcattggaaaattaaaaatataaaaggtgcgtaccaacccggaattacgtcgtcagaaaattcgccggcatccgaaccagtCCATGATTCACAAACATCTAGGTGttttataaaacccacgtttttaaatacctgggcaaaaagtaggtttgatccacgagaacaaaaattacgaaagtccatacatttttgataGGTTGCTGAaatgaaaccataacaacgttttaaCCTAGGTATTTTAAAActtgggttttatagaaaacctagatgtttgggtatcaaaagatcggaaattttatgctcttTCCGAtgcgattccacataggttgactcggatgccggcggattttccgacgacgtaattccgggttggtacgaaattccaacgaaaaaaaattgagaaaatgtgtatgtttttctatgttttttggtgcatttgattttttataaaatatattctctttcactgtctattgttttcaatcttcaccctttttcttaagcaagggctcgaacctcagcccttactcaatttatggaatgattaaaggattaacacaaatattactattgtacttttaaaaaacttttctaaaatgcttggaacgaaaatattgtaacaaaacaccgcgacaaaagaaatagcaacagataaacacgattcAACAACAGGGAAGATTACA
Coding sequences:
- the LOC120418810 gene encoding melanotransferrin isoform X1, with protein sequence MGTTRYALVVFLIGAVCAQHNFDEVELGQQMVWCATSEAELFKCRNFTVALERDRALFDNYFLDVSCYYGFDQDECMRLIDEGKAHIMSLDAGEVYTGGRHHSLVPIMQEGYDGGFTQYHAVAVVKKDTLTEVTSLRHLKGKKACFAWVGSYAGWTIPIYTIQREGGMDITDCNNHVKTATDYFGQSCAVNALVDKYNPIGDNSDKLCHLCTGKVPGEKCTPKDPYAGFEGAFRCLVEKGEIAFVKHTTVNEMVESGLIPGVTVDQFELLCKDGSRKPVSEYRQCHWGLVQSHALVVSSARTTSERRRYKKFFTQAVNLYSSKSKRFNGTANASEDRYRNQDRYNDRYNNNNNNRFFTSTTTDRYNYGREVDEDRNGNGTQFYEKFDLFESRRYGKLLNLMFQDTARYLAPIEENNQNFQNYLGPALELIYGVRACPVSRMSLCVTSEPEMEKCIKMRTALKAQLIKPDMQCLKAHSHVDCMRHVNAGLADVVVLDASDVYTGGLKYDLLPFMSEIYDLGEPEYYVVAVAKEEDPDTELTYLKGKNTCHSGINTAAGWVYPMAYLISNGWIRPYGCDSIRAAAEYFTKSCVPGVISNEYNQGVPYDNLCDLCRGSSYRYCRRDASEDFYGNTGAFRCLVEGGGQVAFVKHTTVLENTGGKKREWWARNTLPDDFELLCPDGTRAEINEYKRCNLGKVKANTIVTRGGHNYNATQLNAYINLFTYAQQYYGRREADEFSFSLFYSNPPYHDLIFSDATRELRLVPGDRRWFDAYLGADFLRARRITDCHAGANSIAFSYPLSVMCALIAFALVYKSLNVEL
- the LOC120418810 gene encoding melanotransferrin isoform X2, with protein sequence MGTTRYALVVFLIGAVCAQHNFDEVELGQQMVWCATSEAELFKCRNFTVALERDRALFDNYFLDVSCYYGFDQDECMRLIDEGKAHIMSLDAGEVYTGGRHHSLVPIMQEGYDGGFTQYHAVAVVKKDTLTEVTSLRHLKGKKACFAWVGSYAGWTIPIYTIQREGGMDITDCNNHVKTATDYFGQSCAVNALVDKYNPIGDNSDKLCHLCTGKVPGEKCTPKDPYAGFEGAFRCLVEKGEIAFVKHTTVNEMVESGLIPGVTVDQFELLCKDGSRKPVSEYRQCHWGLVQSHALVVSSARTTSERRRYKKFFTQAVNLYSSKSKRFNGTANASEDRYRNQDRYNDRYNNNNNNRFFTSTTTDRYNYGREVDEDRNGNGTQFYEKFDLFESRRYGKLLNLMFQDTARYLAPIEENNQNFQNYLGPALELIYGVRACPVSRMSLCVTSEPEMEKCIKMRTALKAQLIKPDMQCLKAHSHVDCMRHVNAGLADVVVLDASDVYTGGLKYDLLPFMSEIYDLGEPEYYVVAVAKEEDPDTELTYLKGKNTCHSGINTAAGWVYPMAYLISNGWIRPYGCDSIRAAAEYFTKSCVPGVISNEYNQGVPYDNLCDLCRGSSYRYCRRDASEDFYGNTGAFRCLVEGGGQVAFVKHTTVLENTGGKKREWWARNTLPDDFELLCPDGTRAEINEYKRCNLGKVKANTIVTRGGHNYNATQLNAYINLFTYAQQYYGRREADEFSFSLFYSNPPYHDLIFSDATRELRLVPGDRRWFDAYLGADFLRARRITDCHADWVTQKY
- the LOC120418810 gene encoding melanotransferrin isoform X3 — translated: MGTTRYALVVFLIGAVCAQHNFDEVELGQQMVWCATSEAELFKCRNFTVALERDRALFDNYFLDVSCYYGFDQDECMRLIDEGKAHIMSLDAGEVYTGGRHHSLVPIMQEGYDGGFTQYHAVAVVKKDTLTEVTSLRHLKGKKACFAWVGSYAGWTIPIYTIQREGGMDITDCNNHVKTATDYFGQSCAVNALVDKYNPIGDNSDKLCHLCTGKVPGEKCTPKDPYAGFEGAFRCLVEKGEIAFVKHTTVNEMVESGLIPGVTVDQFELLCKDGSRKPVSEYRQCHWGLVQSHALVVSSARTTSERRRYKKFFTQAVNLYSSKSKRFNGTANASEDRYRNQDRYNDRYNNNNNNRFFTSTTTDRYNYGREVDEDRNGNGTQFYEKFDLFESRRYGKLLNLMFQDTARYLAPIEENNQNFQNYLGPALELIYGVRACPVSRMSLCVTSEPEMEKCIKMRTALKAQLIKPDMQCLKAHSHVDCMRHVNAGLADVVVLDASDVYTGGLKYDLLPFMSEIYDLGEPEYYVVAVAKEEDPDTELTYLKGKNTCHSGINTAAGWVYPMAYLISNGWIRPYGCDSIRAAAEYFTKSCVPGVISNEYNQGVPYDNLCDLCRGSSYRYCRRDASEDFYGNTGAFRCLVEGGGQVAFVKHTTVLENTGGKKREWWARNTLPDDFELLCPDGTRAEINEYKRCNLGKVKANTIVTRGGHNYNATQLNAYINLFTYAQQYYGRREADEFSFSLFYSNPPYHDLIFSDATRELRLVPGDRRWFDAYLGADFLRARRITDCHAAP